From Rhea pennata isolate bPtePen1 chromosome 34 unlocalized genomic scaffold, bPtePen1.pri SUPER_34_unloc_2, whole genome shotgun sequence, one genomic window encodes:
- the LOC134154088 gene encoding chromosome partition protein Smc-like isoform X2, which yields MAADRLEPPGAFGPPVLVPPSHFQPRSAAARPLPPSGAELEAERRRSQGLEAELEAERRRSQGLEAELDAERRRSQGLEAELEAERGRSQGLRVELEAEQGRSQSLEAELATARRRSQGLEAELEAERRPPP from the exons ATGGCCGCGGATCGCCTGGAGCCGCCGGGCGCTTTCG ggccgCCGGTTCTCGTCCCCCCGTCGCACTTCCAGCCCCGCTCGGCCGCCGCCAG GCCCCTGCCCCCCTCGGGGGCGGAGCTAGAGGCTGAGAGGAGGCGGAGCCAAGGCCTGGAGGCGGAGCTAGAGGCCGAGAGGAGGCGGAGCCAAGGCCTGGAGGCGGAGCTTGATGCAGAGAGGAGGCGGAGCCAAGGCCTGGAGGCGGAGCTAGAGGCCGAGAGGGGGCGGAGCCAAGGCCTaagggtggagctggaggcgGAGCAGGGGCGGAGTCAAAGTCTGGAGGCGGAGCTTGCCACAGCAAGGAGGCGGAGCCAAGGCCTGGAGGCGGAGCTTGAGGCCGAGAGGAG ACCCCCCCCGTGA
- the LOC134154088 gene encoding cortactin-binding protein 2-like isoform X1 has protein sequence MAADRLEPPGAFGPPVLVPPSHFQPRSAAARPLPPSGAELEAERRRSQGLEAELEAERRRSQGLEAELDAERRRSQGLEAELEAERGRSQGLRVELEAEQGRSQSLEAELATARRRSQGLEAELEAERRWSQGLRVELEAEQGRGQGPGAELAAPGAGPGAEGRGLAEAAALGTELEEELGR, from the exons ATGGCCGCGGATCGCCTGGAGCCGCCGGGCGCTTTCG ggccgCCGGTTCTCGTCCCCCCGTCGCACTTCCAGCCCCGCTCGGCCGCCGCCAG GCCCCTGCCCCCCTCGGGGGCGGAGCTAGAGGCTGAGAGGAGGCGGAGCCAAGGCCTGGAGGCGGAGCTAGAGGCCGAGAGGAGGCGGAGCCAAGGCCTGGAGGCGGAGCTTGATGCAGAGAGGAGGCGGAGCCAAGGCCTGGAGGCGGAGCTAGAGGCCGAGAGGGGGCGGAGCCAAGGCCTaagggtggagctggaggcgGAGCAGGGGCGGAGTCAAAGTCTGGAGGCGGAGCTTGCCACAGCAAGGAGGCGGAGCCAAGGCCTGGAGGCGGAGCTTGAGGCCGAGAGGAGGTGGAGCCAAGGCCTaagggtggagctggaggcagagcaggggcGGGGCCAAGGCCCGGGGGCGGAGCtcgcggccccgggggcggggccaggtgccgaggggcggggcctggccGAGGCCGCCGCCCTGGGGacggagctggaggaggagctggggaggtga